The proteins below are encoded in one region of Salvelinus namaycush isolate Seneca unplaced genomic scaffold, SaNama_1.0 Scaffold566, whole genome shotgun sequence:
- the LOC120041864 gene encoding NACHT, LRR and PYD domains-containing protein 12-like isoform X2 yields MSLCGEREEGTTASKMSLSGEREEETTASKMTQDTSSESVQKLKAESPTTSLLSMKSDQPPAFSQEPLPDDNKEVESLDSEDALKITHNLLDRRSQTLLTVQQDIKAKLKHKYQHISEGIGHHGNQSLFKDIYTELYITEGGSGGLNNEHEVRQIEMASKKQTTQETPIKCNNIFKPLPGQDKPIRTVLTKGIAGIGKTVSVQKVILDWAEGKANQDVHFMFPLPFRDLNLKKDQYSLMQLLSHYFSELKEIDSIKDGETKTVFIFDGLDECRLPLDFKNNEKCCDVTKPTSVDVLLTNLIEGNLLPSALLWITSRPAAANQIPPECVDQVTEVRGFNDPQKEEYFRKKITDQNLANEIITHMKTSRSLHIMCHMPVFCWISATVLEMILKEAEKDEVPKTLTQMYSHFIRIQIIVKNRKYNKATETNPKELSQSDKEMILKLAKLAFQQLQKGNLIFYEEDLRECGLDVTEASEYSALCTEIFKEESGLYQDKVYSFVHLSIQEFLAAVHALESCLDKKENVFSPKAVTGVDDDDEEEYEENDEEEEEEKEGDEEEEKEDEEKNYEEEKDDDNDDDDDEEEDEEDDDNDEEKESFKLSDLHRRAVDQALKSENGNLDLFLRFLLGLSLESNQNLLRGLLTQTGSTTQTNEETVKRTVRYLSDKIDEESSPERSINLFHCLNELGANSLVEEMQTSMRSGTLSATRLEPHQCSALAYLLLMSEEVLEEFDLKTYNTSEEGYQRLLPVVKTCKRALLDGCELTYKSCETLASALQTPNSPLRELDLSYNDLGDRGVELLCVGLTSPLCNIQTLVLGQCGLTEGCCSDLASVLSSPNSQLNQLELRNNDLQDSGVTLLSAGLEDPDCKLHTLGLSGCLVTEEGCAVLSSALRSNPSHLKELDLSYNHPGDSAGGLLSAALPDPTYKLMKLNVDHGGECRLKSGLRKYACHLTLDPNTANPNLVLSEGNRKVTRVVEDQHYEDHPDRFDAYPQVLCREGLSGCRYYWEVERDGSMAVIGVVYKGMKRKRDEGDSRIGHNRESWSLVCSHRGYQFYHDGVNRIIPGPVSNRVGVYLDWPAGTLSFYSVSSSGTLTHLYTEHTTFPEPLYPGFGVASSSVTSVTLCQIDDQHIQSLLTSGIPQSCKTCDHVEDSTHWLQIEPLTSTVQGLTMFRHRTPKGSYECTVSGLRWLCERDVILKYHFRNWEPYSQLLKDMQYTQGGPLLDITMELGELEEVHLPHFVCLGTNPSLRNEMKILHEKEHGVSLEEVHEVTRFHAKILHPKFSPISLILRLLSWNVDVHCDVVLYMAVIKATVDSRLYLLLRNSSQKEAVQEREKDQVSKGYSEFLLPSPNGSLKLNSWFAFKNPHSTSIYPEKIQVLPADTTPSCCQMVMGNTGVDIEMELIGDDERTVWKSVLSKDVYSKYSHPTSLTLPEIPAEEFLKKHWAKIIQGATNPMPIADDLWSKDMIGEEEYSRITAETTEQDRMRKLLRSVLPKGPEVTGACLKALSEHERHLVKYLSESR; encoded by the exons atgagtctctgcggggagagagaggaggggaccactgcctctaaaatgagtctctctggggagagagaggaggagactaCTGCCTCTAAAATGACTCAAGACACCAGTTCTGAGAG TGTCCAGAAGCTCAAAGCAGAGTCACCTACAACCAGCCTGCTATCAATGAAGAGTGATCAGCCACCTGCTTTCAGCCAGGAACCATTACCAGATGACAATAAGGAAGTGGAGAGTTTGGACAGTGAGGATGCATTAAAGATCACACACAACCTTCTGGACAGAAGAA GTCAAACTCTGCTGACAGTCCAACAAGACATTAAGGCTAAACTGAAACACAAGTATCAACACATATCTGAAGGAATTGGACACCATGGAAACCAAAGTCTGTTCAAGgacatctacacagagctctacatcacagagggtggaagtgGAGggctcaataatgaacatgaggtgAGACAGATAGAGATGGCATCCAAGAAACAAACCACACAAGAGACACCAATCAAATGCAACAACATCTTCAAGCCTTTacctggacaagacaaacctatcagaactgtgctgacaaaaggaatcgctggcattggaaaaacagtctctgtgcagaaggtcATCCTTGACTGGGCAgagggaaaagcaaatcaggacgTTCATTTCATGTTTCCTCTTCCTTTCCGTGATCTGAACCTGAAAAAGGACCAATACAGTCTGATGCAACTTCTTTCCCACTACTTCTCAGAGCTGAAAGAGATTGACAGCATTAAAGATGGTGAAACCAAAACTGTTTTCatttttgatggtctggatgagtgtcgACTTCCTCTAGACTTCAAAAACAATGAGAAGTGCTGTGATGTCACGAAGCCAACCTCAGTGGACGTGCTGCTGACAAACCTCATCGAGgggaatctgcttccctctgctctcctctggataacctcacgacctgcagcagccaatcagatccctcctgagtgtgttgaccaggtgacagaggtacgagggttcaatgatccacagaaggaggagtattTCAGGAAGAAAATCACAGATCAGAATCTGGCCAATGAAATCATCACCCACAtgaagacatcaaggagcctccacatcatgtgccacatgccagtcttctgttggatatcAGCCACTGTCCTTGAGATGATACTGAAAGAGGCAGAGAAGGATGAAGTCCCCAAAACTCTGACCCAGATGTACTCACACTTCATACGCATCCAAATCATTGTGAAGAACAGGAAGTACAACAAAGCCACAGAGACAAACCCAAAGGAACTGTCTCAGTCAGACAAAGAGATGATCCTGAAACTGGCAAAGCTGGCTTTCCAACAGCTGCAGAAGGGCAACCTGATCTTCTATGAGGAGGACCTGAGAGAGTGTGGCCTTGATGTCACAGAGGCATCAGAGTACTCAGCGTTGTGTACAGAGATCTTTAAAGAAGAATCTGGGCTGTACCAAGACAAGGTCTACAGCTTTgtgcatctgagcattcaggagtttctagcAGCAGTGCATGCTTTAGAATCATGTCTGGacaagaaggaaaatgttttctCCCCCAAAGCAGTCActggtgttgatgatgatgatgaggaggaataTGAGGagaatgatgaggaggaggaggaggagaaggagggggatgaggaggaggagaaggaagatgaggagaagaattatgaggaggagaaggatgaCGACAACGACGATGATGAcgatgaggaagaggatgaggaagatgaTGACAATGATGAAGAGAAGGAGTCATTCAAATTGTCTGACTTACACAGGAGAGCAGTGGACCAGGCCTTGAAGAGTGAGAATGGAAACCTGGACctgttcctccgcttccttctgggtctctcactggagtccaatcagaatctGTTACGAGGCCTTCTAACACAGACAGGAAGTACAACACAGACCAATGAGGAAACAGTTAAGAGAACAGTCAGGTACCTTTCAGACAAGATCGACGAGGAATCCTCACCAGAAAGGAGCATCAACTTGTTTCACTGTCTGAATGAGCTTGGTGCCAATTCTCTAGTTGAAGAGATGCAGACCTCCATGCGATCAGGAACTCTTTCAGCAACAAGACTAGAACCTCACCAATGTTCAGCCCTGGCCTACCTGTTACTGATGTCAGAGGAGGTGCTGGAGGAGTTTGACCTGAAGACATACAACACATCAGAGGAAGGTTATCAGAGGTTGCTGCCGGTAGTGAAAACATGCAAGAGAGcact actggaTGGCTGTGAACTCACATATAAATCCTGTGAGACTCTGGCCTCAGCTCTGCAGACACCAAACTCCCCCCTGAGAGAACTGGACCTCAGCTACAATGACCTGGGAGACagaggagtggagctgctctgtGTTGGACTAACCAGTCCACTCTGCAACATACAGACACTAGT TCTGGGTCAGTGTGGTCTGACAGAGGGTTGCTGTTCAGATCTGGCCTCAGTCCTGAGTTCACCCAACTCACAACTGAACCAACTGGAGCTGAGAAACAATGACCTGCAGGACTCAGGAGTTacactgctgtctgctggactggaggatccagactgtaaactacacacactggg gctgtctggctgtctggtcaCAGAGGAGGGCTGTGCTGTTCTGtcttcagctctgaggtcaaacccctcccacctgaaagagctggacctgagctacaatcacccaggagactctgcAGGGGGACTGCTTTCAGCTGCTCTGCCGGATCCCACATATAAACTGATGAAGCTGAA TGTGGATCATGGTGGAGAGTGCAGGCTGAAATCAGGGCTGAGGAAAT ATGCCTGTCATCTCACCCTGGACCCAAATACAGCAAACCCAAACCTGGTACTGTCTGAGGGGAACAGGAAGGTGACACGGGTGGTGGAGGACCAGCATTATGAAGACCATCCAGACAGATTTGACGCATATCCCCAAGTTCTCTGCAGAGAAGGCTTATCTGGATGTCGTTATTactgggaggtggagagggatggTAGCATGGCTGTCATTGGTGTGGTGTACAAAGgaatgaagaggaagagagatgaggggGACAGTAGGATTGGACACAATAGGGAGTCCTGGAGTTTAGTCTGTTCTCATAGAGGTTATCAATTTTACCATGATGGAGTCAACAGAATCATCCCTGGTCCTGTTTCTAACAGAgttggagtgtatctggactggccagctggTACTTTGTCCTTCTATAGTGTGTCCTCCTCTGGTACACTGACACACCTTTACACAGAACACACCACATTCCCCGAACCCCTCTATCCTGGGTTTGGAGTTGCGTCCTCCTCGGTGACCTCAGTGACCCTGTGTCAGATAGATGACCAACACATTCAGAG ccTTTTGACTTCAGGGATTCCTCAGAGCTGTAAGACTTGTGACCATGTTGAG GACTCCACACACTGGCTTCAGATTGAACCCTTGACTTCCACTGTCCAGGGACTGACGatgttcag ACACAGGACACCCAAAGGGAGTTATGAGTGCACAGTGTCTGGGCTCCGctggctgtgtgagagagatgtcaTCCTGAAGTATCACTTCAGGAACTGGGAACCCTACAGTCAACTTCTGAAAGACATGCAGTACACACAAGGTGGTCCATTGCTGGACATCACTATGGAGTTAGGTGAACTGGAGGAAGTTCATCTGCCACACTTTGTCTGTTTAG GGACCAACCCTTCCCTGAGGAATGAGATGAAGATTCTTCATGAAAAGGAACATGGAGTGTCTTTAGAGGAAGTGCATGAGGTCACCAGATTCCATGCTAAGATTCTCCATCCCAAGTTCTCACCTATCTCTCTGATACTGAGATTACTGTCTTGGAACGTAGATGTCCACTGTGACGTGGTCCTCTATATGGCAGTAATAAAGGCAACAGTAGATTCAAGGCTGTACCTGCTCCTCAGAAACTCCAGTCAGAAAGAG GCTGTTCAGGAACGGGAGAAAGATCAGGTGTCCAAAGGATATTCAGAATTTCTCCTGCCAAGTCCAAACGGGTCCTTAAAGCTGAACAGTTGGTTTGCGTTCAAGAATCCCCACTCCACTTCCATCTATCCAGAG AAGATTCAGGTGTTACCTGCAGACACCACACCAAGCTGTTGTCAGATGGTTATGGGAAACACAGGGGTTGACATTGAGATGGAGTTAATCGGGGATGATGAGAGGACAGTATGGAAATCAGTGTTATCAAAAG ATGTATACAGCAAATACTCTCATCCAACAT CATTAACACTCCCTGAGATTCCTGCTGAGGAGTTTCTGAAGAAACACTGGGCTAAAATCATTCAGGGAGCCACAAACCCAATGCCAATAGCAGATGATCTGTGGTCAAAGGACATGATTGGTGAAGAAGAGTACTCCAGAATAACAGCTGAAACAACTGAACAGGACCGAATGAGAAAACTACTGAGATCAGTCCTCCCTAAAGGACCAGAAGTGACGGGAGCTTGTCTCAAAGCTCTCAGTGAACATGAACGCCATCTTGTTAAGTACTTGAGTGAATCTAGGTAA